The nucleotide sequence CGCTCTGGCCACTGACCTTTTCACCCAGCGTCGCCGTGAAAAGTCCCAGTGCATGCAGCGGTTGCCGCAGATCATGGCTGGCGGCAGCGAGGAATTGGGATTTGGCGCGGTTGGCGGCCTCGGCTTCATGCTGCGAGCGTTCGGCGAATGCTTTCTGCTCGGTCAGCCTCTCGATCAGATCGATATTTTCGTAGCGGCGATTCAGCGAATCGGCGAACACGCGGCACAGGTTGCGCCCGAAGACCAGCGATACGACCAGCAGCACGACACCGAACGCTGCGACGATCAGATGAGGCGTATCGCCTTCCGCCGCGGTGCGCAGGATGATCGGGACCAGTGTCGGTACGATAAACGCATGAAAAGACCGCAGGTAAACCGGACTCAGCGTGGTCGCGCCGGCCGCCACCCCATACAGCGCGACCGTGAGCATCGCCTGCTGGCTCGGCGAATCCGGCACATACATGACGATTCCGGCCAGCCCCCAGATGCAGCCATTGACGGCCGACGCGATAACGATGTAGTCTCCCCAGCGCCTGGCATCGGCCGCTAGGGGTTGCGCGCGGCGGTATCTGAAGAACAGCGCGAAACGCACAACGCCGAGTACGCTCAATGCGGCGAACCACGCGATCATCGGCAGCGCAGGCCGCTGGCCCCAGGTCCCTATCATGAGGAACAGCGCAGCCACGACGAGCGCCGTGTAGACGACCGGTGTTTGATTGTAAAGCGCGCTGATCTGCTCCGCGCGGATCAGATCAGCGCGGCTCGAAGCGGGAGAAGTGGACAGTGCCATCTTCGTCACATTTTCCAGGCGCATGGTAAAAAAACCGGAGACGTCGGGCGGCACACTGTCCCTGCGTTCACGCGATTATGCGTCGGAATTCTCTGTCAGGCATATAGCACTTAAGTCTTAGGCCAAAAGTACTATGCGGGTGGCGCTGGGTTGTCCGCGATCCGTTGCGGATTCGGCTTCAAGATACAACCGCAAGCGCCGCGCCACTCCGCGGAAATCCAGAATGAGCTTATGCGATAGTGACTTGCGAATCCAGAAACGGCATGACACGGGGGATTTTCCCGGCCCGAAAACCTTGTTTCCCGAATTTGCACACCACCGTTAGCAGAAATGGCTGCGGCTGGATCTGATGAACTTAGGACGACGGCGTAAGCGCCGCAACTTGCGCTACAAGGTGTGATCCACGCTGAAATACTGCTGGTAACGCTGAAAATTGCGCACGTAGTGGCGCGCGTTTTTTTCAATGCGGCTGATTTCGGTCGCAGTCAAGGACCGCACGATCTTGCCAGGCGAGCCGACCACCAGCGATCCATCGGGAATGACCTTGTCCTCGGTAATCAGCGCATTGGCCCCGATCAGGCAGTTTTTACCGATCACGGCGCGGTTCATGATGACGCTTTTTATTCCGATCAGGGAGTTATCGCCGATTTTGCAGCCGTGCAGCACCGCCATATGACCGACGCTGACGTTTTTGCCGATGACAAGCTCGATGCCTTCGTCGGTGTGCAGCACCGCGCCATCCTGAATATTGGAGTTCTCGCCGATCACGATGCGGTCAGTGTCGCCGCGCACGACGACGTTGAACCAGATGCTCGCGTTATTTTCGAGCACGACCGATCCGATGACGATGGCATTGTCGGCAATATAGTGGTTGCCGCGTGTTTCGATTTTTCTGTCGCCCAGCGAATATTTCATGGTGATGGATTCGAAAGAGAAAGGAACCGTCGCAGATGACGGCGAGATGCGCCGGGCCGCGCTAATTATAGTTCGCGGCGAATTTACCGAGAAGTCGCTTAGCGCGATAATGAGCCCTTTTCAGGGAGACAACATGACCGATATCGCCGGCCTGCTGGGCAAAGATGCGAAATACCTGCTCGATCATCGCTGCAAGGGGATAGCGAAAGAATCCCTGCACTTGCCGGGGCCCGACTATATCGAGCGCGTGGTCGCCGCCAAAGACCGCAAGCCGGCGGTGCTGCGCAATCTGCAGGCGATGTTCGATCGCGGGCGTCTGGGCGGCAGCGGTTTCCTGTCCATCCTGCCGGTAGATCAAGGGGTCGAGCATTCGGCCGGCGCATCGTTCGCACCGAACCCGTTGTTTTTCGATCCGGCCAATATTTGTCAACTGGCGGTCGACGGCGGCTGCAATGCGGTGGCGTCGACCCTGGGCGTGCTGAGTTCGGTCGCCCGCACGTTTGCGCACCGCATTCCGTTCATCGTCAAAATCAATCACAACGAGATGCTGACCTATCCGAACATCTACGATCAGACGCCGTTCGCAAGCGTCGATCAGGCGTTCGACATGGGCGCTGTGGCGGTCGGCGCGACGATTTTTTTCGGCTCGGAGCATTCGCGCCGGCAAATTCAGGAAGTGTCGGAAGCATTCGCGCATGCCCACGAATTGGGCATGGCAACCATCCTGTGGGCATACACGCGTAATCCTGAGTTCAAAAAAGACGGCGTCGATTATCACGTAGCCGCCGACTTGACCGGTCAGGCCAATCATCTGGCTGCGACCATCAACGCCGATATCGTCAAGCAGAAAATGGCCGAAAACAATGGCGGCTACAACGCGATCAAGTTCGGCAAGACCCACGCCAAAGTGTACAGCGAATTGACGACGGATCACCCGATCGATCTGGTCCGCTATCAGGTTGCCAACTGCTATATGGGGCGCGCCGGCCTGATCAATTCGGGCGGCGAATCGGGCAAGGACGATTTGACGCAGGCGGTACGCACCGCAGTGATCAACAAACGCGCCGGCGGCATGGGGCTGATCTCGGGACGCAAGGCGTTCCAGAAACCAATGAAAGACGGCGTCGCGCTATTGCGGGCGATCCAGGACGTTTATCTGAGCAAGGATGTCAGCGTCGCCTGACCTCTTCCGGAAAGTGCGATTCCCGGGTTGCGCTGCGCTCGATCCGGGCTAACAGCCTGTTAAGCGAGGCTGCTATGGAGTTTGTTCCCTACCACAGCGGTTCAGCGGGGCCGCTGACCGAAGCCGAGCCGGCTTTTGTCGAGTCCGCGCCGCGGCCGAGAGCATTCCTGGCAGCGCCTGTCGACAAGTTTTACGTGAAATTCCGCACCGGGCGCTTCCGGCCAAATCATCTGATCACGATCCGCAACAGCGTCGATGGCTGGTCGCAGGATATTCATGGCGCCTATCACA is from Burkholderiales bacterium and encodes:
- a CDS encoding gamma carbonic anhydrase family protein, which encodes MKYSLGDRKIETRGNHYIADNAIVIGSVVLENNASIWFNVVVRGDTDRIVIGENSNIQDGAVLHTDEGIELVIGKNVSVGHMAVLHGCKIGDNSLIGIKSVIMNRAVIGKNCLIGANALITEDKVIPDGSLVVGSPGKIVRSLTATEISRIEKNARHYVRNFQRYQQYFSVDHTL
- a CDS encoding class I fructose-bisphosphate aldolase, whose translation is MTDIAGLLGKDAKYLLDHRCKGIAKESLHLPGPDYIERVVAAKDRKPAVLRNLQAMFDRGRLGGSGFLSILPVDQGVEHSAGASFAPNPLFFDPANICQLAVDGGCNAVASTLGVLSSVARTFAHRIPFIVKINHNEMLTYPNIYDQTPFASVDQAFDMGAVAVGATIFFGSEHSRRQIQEVSEAFAHAHELGMATILWAYTRNPEFKKDGVDYHVAADLTGQANHLAATINADIVKQKMAENNGGYNAIKFGKTHAKVYSELTTDHPIDLVRYQVANCYMGRAGLINSGGESGKDDLTQAVRTAVINKRAGGMGLISGRKAFQKPMKDGVALLRAIQDVYLSKDVSVA